The window ATCGCCAAGATCATCTCGACAAACTCTCTATCGTCGAGGCCTAGATCCTTGAATGTCATCGCCTCGGTGACCGCTTTGGGGTCCGTCATAAATTCGTCGCTGAGGATTTGTTTTAGTGCAGAAGTTGCAGTATTCCGATCCATGGCACCTCTTGTTTCGTCGGAGTGATGTCTTCAGATGCTCTCTCCAAAATGCTTCCTCGACTACTGTCAGAAATGACA of the Paucimonas lemoignei genome contains:
- a CDS encoding acyl carrier protein, coding for MDRNTATSALKQILSDEFMTDPKAVTEAMTFKDLGLDDREFVEMILAIEDKFNFQWTMTRPKVS